One genomic window of Tenacibaculum tangerinum includes the following:
- a CDS encoding RrF2 family transcriptional regulator, with protein MFSKSCEYGLRATIFVAEQSVSDTKVGVKAIAAAIDSPEAFTGKILQILTKNNIIDSIKGPYGGFTIDKDNLKKIRLSDVVRVLDGDRIYTGCGLGLKQCSDNSPCPLHFKFVEIRDNLRKMLEGNTLYDVLYTNDEKNTFWLKRE; from the coding sequence ATGTTTTCAAAATCTTGTGAATATGGACTTAGAGCAACTATTTTTGTGGCAGAGCAATCTGTCTCAGACACAAAAGTTGGCGTAAAAGCCATTGCCGCCGCCATCGATTCTCCTGAAGCGTTCACAGGAAAAATATTACAAATTTTAACCAAAAACAATATCATAGATTCTATTAAAGGACCCTATGGCGGATTTACAATTGATAAAGATAACCTTAAAAAAATTCGCTTAAGTGATGTGGTTCGTGTATTGGATGGTGATCGAATTTATACTGGTTGCGGACTGGGGCTTAAACAATGTAGCGACAACTCTCCATGCCCTCTCCACTTCAAATTTGTAGAAATTAGAGATAACTTAAGAAAAATGTTAGAAGGCAATACGCTATACGATGTATTATATACAAATGACGAGAAAAACACTTTCTGGCTAAAACGGGAATAA
- a CDS encoding OmpA family protein, with amino-acid sequence MSDKRAKATRDYIISRGIVPNRIESSIGYGEKYLVNNCANGIPCTEEEHQENRRSKFIILNEYKNNPR; translated from the coding sequence TTGTCTGATAAAAGAGCCAAAGCTACGAGAGATTATATTATATCTAGAGGTATTGTACCAAACAGAATTGAAAGTTCTATAGGGTATGGAGAAAAATACTTAGTAAACAACTGTGCCAACGGCATTCCTTGTACCGAAGAAGAACACCAAGAAAACAGGCGATCAAAATTCATAATACTTAACGAGTATAAAAACAACCCTCGATAA
- a CDS encoding DUF2147 domain-containing protein produces MKKPFLTLLFTFVILSVNSQTIFGTWENRNEETNKVDSVIEVYEKDGKAYAKIIEITDKNRQDAICDKCEDANKNKPILGMNILTGLSKDGNEWSGGKILDPKNGKVYECFIKLVGENKLKVRGFLGISLFGRTVYWHRKK; encoded by the coding sequence ATGAAAAAACCATTTTTAACCTTACTATTTACCTTTGTTATTCTTTCTGTAAATTCCCAAACTATTTTCGGAACATGGGAAAACCGCAACGAAGAAACCAATAAGGTCGATTCTGTGATAGAAGTGTATGAAAAAGATGGAAAAGCCTACGCTAAAATTATCGAAATAACCGACAAAAATCGTCAGGATGCTATTTGTGATAAATGCGAAGACGCTAACAAAAACAAACCTATCTTAGGAATGAATATTTTAACGGGACTATCTAAAGATGGTAATGAATGGAGCGGAGGAAAGATTTTAGACCCTAAAAATGGAAAAGTTTACGAGTGTTTTATCAAGCTCGTAGGTGAAAACAAGCTTAAAGTTCGAGGTTTTTTAGGTATTTCTTTATTTGGAAGAACCGTATATTGGCACAGAAAAAAGTAA
- a CDS encoding KdsC family phosphatase, producing the protein MEKSYKEYLPQIDTFIFDVDGVLTNGIVTVFPDGQLVRQMNIKDGYALKAAVQAGYRVCIISGGKNEGVRTRLEGLGITDIYLGAHNKIQQFHELVEKYKLNPENVVYMGDDIPDYPVMQLVGMPTCPNDAAREIQQISKYISDKTGGNGCARDVIEQVLRVQGKWDSNFDAQYD; encoded by the coding sequence ATGGAAAAGAGTTATAAAGAATACTTACCTCAAATAGATACTTTTATTTTTGATGTAGATGGTGTATTGACTAACGGAATTGTAACCGTTTTTCCTGACGGACAACTGGTACGCCAAATGAATATTAAAGATGGATATGCCTTAAAAGCAGCCGTACAAGCTGGTTACAGAGTTTGTATTATTTCTGGTGGAAAAAATGAAGGAGTTCGTACCCGTTTGGAAGGCTTGGGTATTACAGATATTTATTTAGGGGCTCATAACAAAATTCAGCAATTTCATGAATTAGTTGAAAAATACAAACTAAATCCTGAGAATGTAGTATATATGGGGGATGATATTCCTGATTACCCCGTAATGCAACTTGTAGGCATGCCTACTTGCCCTAACGATGCAGCTCGTGAAATACAACAAATTTCAAAATACATTTCTGACAAAACTGGGGGCAACGGGTGTGCTCGTGATGTTATAGAACAAGTACTTCGAGTACAAGGAAAATGGGATAGCAACTTTGATGCACAATACGATTAA
- a CDS encoding Rossmann-like and DUF2520 domain-containing protein, with protein MHALQNSGPKGVFYLLQSFSKDKEVNFNEIPFCLEAENKEDLQLLETLAKSIGKNIYHINSEQRKQLHVAAVFVNNFTNHMYKIGADICNEHRVPFEVLQPLIQETAQKIITLSPEAAQTGPAKRNDQKTIQEHLALLNTEQKEIYKLITKSIQNHGKEL; from the coding sequence ATGCACGCATTACAAAACTCAGGGCCTAAGGGTGTTTTTTATTTACTACAAAGTTTTTCAAAAGATAAAGAAGTAAATTTTAATGAAATTCCGTTTTGTTTAGAAGCTGAAAATAAGGAGGATTTACAATTATTAGAAACATTAGCTAAATCCATTGGAAAAAACATCTACCATATCAACTCAGAACAACGCAAACAATTACATGTTGCCGCTGTTTTTGTAAACAATTTTACCAATCACATGTATAAAATTGGCGCTGATATTTGTAACGAACATCGAGTTCCTTTTGAAGTGTTACAACCTTTAATTCAAGAAACAGCTCAAAAAATAATTACGTTGAGTCCTGAGGCAGCCCAAACAGGTCCTGCGAAAAGAAATGACCAAAAAACTATTCAAGAACATTTAGCGTTGTTGAATACTGAACAAAAAGAAATTTATAAACTTATTACAAAATCAATCCAAAACCATGGAAAAGAGTTATAA
- a CDS encoding NAD(P)-binding domain-containing protein, translating into MIQVAIIGGGNVANHLANAFKKASEVSLVQMYARNIEQIEHLKEVTSITNSIELLREADVYIIAVSDDAIGTLSSKIIQKKE; encoded by the coding sequence ATGATTCAAGTTGCCATTATAGGAGGCGGTAATGTGGCTAACCATTTAGCCAATGCTTTTAAAAAAGCAAGTGAGGTATCTTTGGTGCAAATGTATGCTCGAAATATTGAGCAAATTGAGCATTTAAAAGAAGTAACCTCTATTACGAACAGTATAGAACTTTTAAGAGAAGCCGATGTGTATATCATTGCGGTTTCTGATGATGCTATTGGCACTCTTTCTAGTAAAATAATACAAAAAAAGGAGTAG
- a CDS encoding MATE family efflux transporter → MTDYNQTSKQTIFSLFKDAVLGRQQDFTTGSIRKAIFLLAIPMILEMLMESIFALVDIIYVSRVSVNAVATVGLTESVLTLVYAVAIGLSMAATALVARRTGEKDPEGANQTAVQVIFLGVFISILISIVGIVYPKEILVLMGGEPDLIAEGYGYTRVLLGGNSTVMLLFLINAIFRGAGNASIAMWTLILSNGLNIILDPIFIFGLGPIPAYGVEGAAIATTIGRGTAVIAQLAVLFFGAGKVKIAVKDLVVKVSVMVSLIKVSLGGIGQFIIGTSSWVFLMRIMSEFGSEVLAGYTIAIRIMMFTLMPAWGMSNAAATLVGQNLGAKQPERAEKSVWLTSKYCAFFMGTVSLIYIFFAPTFLGWFSESTKVVENGALCLQIIAAGYIAYAYGMVVIQSFNGSGDTKTPTYINFVCFWLFQLPFAYIMAITLEFGPIGVFLAITFAEILIAIIGIWLFKKGTWKSVNV, encoded by the coding sequence ATGACCGATTACAATCAAACTTCAAAACAAACCATATTTTCACTTTTTAAAGATGCTGTTTTAGGAAGACAGCAAGATTTTACGACAGGAAGTATTCGCAAGGCTATTTTTTTATTAGCAATTCCGATGATTTTAGAAATGCTGATGGAATCTATTTTTGCCTTGGTAGATATTATTTATGTATCGAGAGTAAGTGTAAATGCAGTAGCCACTGTAGGACTAACCGAATCGGTACTTACTTTAGTATATGCGGTAGCCATAGGTTTAAGCATGGCGGCAACCGCTTTGGTTGCTCGAAGAACAGGAGAGAAAGACCCCGAAGGTGCCAACCAAACAGCAGTACAAGTTATTTTTTTAGGCGTTTTTATTTCTATTCTTATTAGTATTGTCGGTATTGTATATCCGAAAGAAATATTGGTACTCATGGGTGGTGAGCCTGATTTAATTGCTGAAGGATATGGGTATACTCGGGTATTGTTAGGAGGAAATAGTACGGTGATGTTGCTATTTTTAATCAATGCTATTTTTAGAGGAGCAGGAAATGCATCTATTGCCATGTGGACTTTGATTTTATCGAACGGATTAAATATCATACTCGACCCTATTTTTATTTTTGGATTAGGTCCGATACCAGCTTATGGAGTAGAAGGAGCAGCGATCGCAACAACCATTGGAAGAGGAACGGCAGTTATAGCGCAACTAGCCGTATTGTTTTTTGGTGCAGGCAAAGTAAAAATAGCGGTTAAAGACTTAGTGGTCAAAGTTTCGGTAATGGTCAGCTTAATTAAAGTATCGTTAGGCGGTATAGGGCAGTTTATTATTGGTACTTCTAGCTGGGTATTTTTAATGAGAATTATGTCTGAATTTGGTAGCGAAGTGCTAGCAGGATATACGATTGCCATTCGAATTATGATGTTTACCCTAATGCCAGCATGGGGAATGAGCAATGCCGCCGCTACATTGGTAGGTCAGAACCTAGGAGCGAAACAACCAGAAAGAGCAGAGAAATCCGTTTGGTTAACCAGTAAATACTGTGCTTTTTTTATGGGAACTGTCTCGCTCATTTACATATTCTTTGCCCCAACTTTTTTAGGGTGGTTTTCTGAAAGCACAAAAGTTGTTGAAAATGGCGCTTTGTGTTTGCAAATTATAGCAGCGGGCTACATTGCCTATGCTTACGGAATGGTGGTTATTCAATCGTTTAACGGTTCAGGAGACACCAAAACACCAACCTATATTAATTTTGTGTGTTTCTGGTTATTCCAATTGCCATTTGCATACATCATGGCGATTACGTTAGAATTTGGTCCTATTGGAGTTTTTTTAGCAATAACCTTCGCAGAAATCTTAATTGCTATTATTGGTATTTGGCTATTTAAAAAAGGAACATGGAAATCTGTTAACGTATAA
- a CDS encoding trans-sulfuration enzyme family protein: protein MDTKHTLGINTICTHVGEIKDEQFKGAISPIYMATSYQFDEVDIKRYPRYFNTPNQEALCKKIAALEKTEASLIFGSGMAAISTALLAFLQKGDHVVLQETLYGGTYNFVVEEFDKFGIEYSFTKSLKIKDFEKEIRPNTRVIFIETPSNPLLKVVDMKEVGDLAQQHGIITMIDNTFASPINQTPVDFGIDIIIHSATKYMGGHSDILAGAVAASEGHIQRIWNVAKNLGGSLSDFTVWMLERSLKTMNLRVKRQSKNALKMAKYLEKSQHIAKVYYPGLKSHENHTLAKSQMKYFGGMMSFELQEEIDAMIFQRNLRLIKPSMSLAGVESTMLSPTQTSHALLSPEERAKQGIKDGLIRFSVGIEETKDLIKDIEQALQKTIQ from the coding sequence ATGGATACCAAGCACACATTAGGCATCAATACCATTTGCACGCATGTAGGCGAGATAAAAGACGAGCAGTTTAAAGGGGCTATTTCACCCATATATATGGCAACCTCTTATCAATTTGACGAAGTCGATATAAAAAGATACCCTCGTTATTTTAATACGCCCAACCAAGAAGCCTTGTGTAAAAAAATAGCAGCCCTTGAAAAAACGGAAGCTAGTTTAATTTTTGGTTCTGGTATGGCGGCAATAAGTACAGCGTTATTAGCATTCTTACAAAAAGGAGACCATGTAGTATTGCAAGAAACCTTGTATGGAGGAACCTATAATTTTGTAGTCGAAGAGTTTGATAAATTCGGAATCGAATATTCGTTTACCAAAAGCTTGAAAATTAAAGATTTTGAAAAAGAAATCCGCCCCAATACACGGGTAATTTTTATTGAAACACCTTCAAATCCCTTACTAAAAGTGGTTGATATGAAGGAGGTGGGCGATTTGGCACAACAGCACGGAATCATCACTATGATAGACAATACCTTTGCCTCACCAATCAATCAAACACCTGTTGATTTCGGAATTGATATTATCATACACTCCGCCACAAAATACATGGGAGGTCATTCCGATATTTTGGCAGGAGCTGTAGCTGCTTCCGAAGGACACATACAACGTATATGGAATGTAGCAAAAAATTTAGGCGGAAGCTTAAGCGACTTTACGGTATGGATGCTAGAGCGTAGCTTAAAAACGATGAATTTGCGTGTAAAACGTCAAAGTAAAAATGCGTTGAAAATGGCAAAATACCTAGAAAAAAGTCAGCATATTGCTAAGGTATACTATCCAGGATTGAAATCGCACGAGAATCATACCTTGGCAAAGTCTCAAATGAAGTATTTCGGCGGGATGATGTCTTTTGAATTGCAAGAAGAAATCGATGCAATGATCTTTCAACGTAATTTACGTTTGATAAAACCGTCTATGAGCTTGGCAGGAGTGGAAAGTACGATGTTGAGTCCTACACAAACCTCACATGCCTTACTCTCACCAGAAGAAAGAGCCAAACAAGGCATTAAAGACGGATTGATTCGTTTTTCGGTAGGAATAGAAGAAACAAAAGATTTAATTAAAGATATTGAACAAGCGTTGCAAAAAACGATACAATAA
- the bshB1 gene encoding bacillithiol biosynthesis deacetylase BshB1, which yields MKLDIVAFGAHPDDVELGCAATIAKEISLGKKVGIVDLTRGELGTRGSAELRDQEAAKAAEILGVSVRENLGFADGFFTNDKAHQLEIIKMIRKYRPEIVLCNAIDDRHIDHPKGSQLVSDACFLSGLLKIETKLDGVQQEKWRPKQVYHYIQWKNIAPDFVVDVTGFIDKKIASVMAYSSQFFDPKSNEPETPITSKNFTDSIEYRARDLGRLIGVEYAEGFTSERYVAVENLDKLI from the coding sequence ATGAAATTAGATATAGTAGCTTTCGGAGCGCATCCAGACGATGTTGAATTAGGATGTGCTGCCACCATAGCCAAAGAAATCTCGCTCGGAAAAAAAGTAGGAATAGTTGATTTAACTCGTGGAGAATTGGGCACACGAGGTTCTGCCGAACTACGAGACCAAGAAGCAGCGAAAGCAGCTGAAATTCTAGGCGTTTCAGTACGTGAAAACTTAGGCTTTGCCGATGGTTTTTTTACGAATGACAAAGCGCATCAACTAGAAATTATAAAAATGATACGCAAGTATCGGCCAGAAATAGTACTATGCAATGCTATTGACGATCGTCATATCGATCACCCAAAAGGAAGCCAATTGGTGTCTGACGCTTGCTTTTTAAGTGGCTTGTTAAAAATTGAAACCAAATTAGACGGAGTTCAACAAGAAAAATGGCGTCCAAAGCAAGTATATCACTACATACAATGGAAGAATATAGCACCCGATTTTGTAGTCGATGTCACAGGGTTTATAGATAAAAAAATAGCGTCAGTAATGGCCTATTCCTCTCAGTTTTTTGACCCTAAAAGCAACGAACCAGAAACCCCAATAACGAGTAAAAATTTTACGGATAGCATTGAGTATAGAGCTAGAGATTTAGGAAGGTTGATAGGAGTGGAGTATGCAGAGGGCTTTACGTCAGAACGTTATGTAGCAGTAGAAAATTTAGACAAATTAATTTAA
- a CDS encoding lysophospholipid acyltransferase family protein — protein MAFPEKSDTEIKLLTKKSLHHFFDFMVETVKTFTISKKEIQKRFVYTNVELLQELEKSGKSIILMGAHYGNWEWTIHLGQLINYKPYAAYTKIRNSYFEKIIKSSRSKFGGRFIRTSDTIKTIAKNKQDNLLSLYALLGDQSPQLHKTHYWGHFFNMHVPVITGPEMLAKKYDFNVVYFDVSVVKRGYYEATFKLITQTPLEYENYEITDIFLKMTEAHIRKNPEYYLWTHKRFKHKDKYEQWKENRKASQI, from the coding sequence ATGGCATTTCCTGAAAAATCAGATACCGAAATTAAATTACTCACCAAAAAATCACTCCACCACTTTTTTGATTTTATGGTAGAAACCGTGAAAACATTCACTATTTCTAAAAAAGAAATTCAAAAAAGGTTCGTTTATACCAATGTTGAATTGTTGCAGGAACTCGAAAAATCTGGCAAGAGTATTATTTTAATGGGCGCCCACTATGGTAACTGGGAATGGACAATTCATTTAGGTCAACTTATTAATTACAAACCCTATGCTGCCTATACTAAAATTAGAAATTCTTATTTTGAAAAAATTATAAAATCATCACGAAGTAAGTTTGGAGGTCGTTTTATAAGAACCTCAGATACAATTAAAACCATTGCTAAAAACAAGCAAGACAACTTACTATCTTTATACGCTTTGCTAGGAGATCAATCACCTCAACTGCATAAAACGCATTATTGGGGACATTTTTTTAATATGCATGTTCCTGTGATTACAGGTCCTGAAATGCTTGCCAAAAAGTACGATTTTAACGTGGTTTATTTTGACGTTTCTGTGGTTAAACGAGGATATTACGAAGCTACCTTTAAACTCATTACCCAAACTCCTTTAGAATATGAGAATTATGAAATTACCGATATCTTTTTAAAAATGACGGAAGCGCATATTCGTAAAAATCCTGAATATTATTTATGGACACATAAGCGTTTTAAGCATAAAGATAAATACGAGCAATGGAAAGAGAATAGAAAAGCTTCTCAGATATAA
- a CDS encoding rhomboid family intramembrane serine protease: MSKIIIGLIVANVFVSMKGFNDVAFFDRYKFQVQRILGGEKIRMLTSGFLHVDWLHLGFNMYALYLFGKVVIVNFGTGPFLLIYFASLLAGSMYSLYQHKTEPYYSAVGASGAVSGVIFSSIMLYPQMELIMLPIPIPIPGYVFGIGYLLYSIYGMKNQTGNIGHSAHLGGAIGGYLITLILRPNIVANHTPMIAIMALIIAGLFFFGDKLRLNK, translated from the coding sequence ATGAGTAAAATTATCATAGGGTTAATAGTAGCCAATGTATTCGTGTCAATGAAAGGGTTTAACGACGTTGCTTTTTTTGACCGCTATAAGTTTCAAGTCCAAAGGATTTTAGGAGGAGAAAAAATCAGAATGCTAACATCTGGTTTTTTGCATGTCGATTGGTTGCACTTAGGGTTCAACATGTATGCACTCTATTTGTTTGGTAAAGTGGTTATTGTGAACTTCGGAACAGGTCCTTTTTTACTTATTTATTTTGCAAGTTTACTAGCAGGAAGCATGTATTCATTATATCAGCACAAAACAGAACCTTACTATAGTGCCGTTGGAGCATCAGGAGCTGTATCGGGAGTTATTTTTTCTTCGATTATGTTGTACCCGCAAATGGAGCTAATCATGCTGCCAATACCAATTCCGATACCAGGATATGTTTTTGGTATAGGGTATTTGCTGTACTCAATTTATGGTATGAAAAATCAAACAGGAAATATTGGTCATTCAGCACATTTGGGTGGAGCTATCGGTGGTTATTTGATAACACTCATTTTACGACCCAATATCGTTGCAAACCATACACCAATGATCGCTATCATGGCATTGATTATTGCAGGATTGTTTTTCTTCGGAGATAAATTACGCTTGAATAAATAA
- a CDS encoding cold-shock protein — MQEGTVKFFNNSKGFGFITSSESGEDIFVHNSGLIDDVRENDKVRYDTEQGKKGLNAFNVEIVD; from the coding sequence ATGCAAGAAGGCACAGTAAAATTTTTTAACAACTCAAAAGGATTTGGGTTTATTACATCATCAGAATCAGGAGAAGACATTTTTGTACACAATTCAGGACTGATAGACGATGTTAGAGAGAATGACAAAGTACGTTACGATACCGAACAAGGTAAAAAAGGCTTAAATGCTTTTAACGTAGAAATTGTAGATTAA
- a CDS encoding GNAT family N-acetyltransferase → MNIRFNPISKEDILTILPLLKKINTTTPHDILETRVLEMVDYSNYECVGAYDGDSLIGICGLWYSTRHYIGKSVEPDHVIVDETYRGKNIGKEFFKWIYEYTLAKGCEAVELNTYTANRKSHKFYYNEGFEIYGFHFLKIIRDEKSFF, encoded by the coding sequence ATGAATATACGTTTTAATCCAATATCTAAGGAAGATATTCTTACCATTCTTCCACTCCTAAAAAAAATAAACACAACAACACCGCACGACATCTTAGAAACTAGAGTTTTAGAAATGGTTGATTACTCGAACTACGAATGTGTTGGAGCTTATGACGGAGATAGTTTGATAGGTATTTGCGGACTTTGGTATAGCACCAGACATTATATTGGTAAAAGTGTGGAACCTGACCATGTAATTGTTGATGAAACTTATCGTGGTAAAAATATTGGGAAAGAATTTTTTAAATGGATTTATGAGTATACCCTAGCCAAGGGATGTGAAGCCGTAGAATTAAACACCTATACTGCCAATCGAAAGTCTCATAAATTTTATTACAACGAAGGTTTTGAGATTTACGGTTTTCATTTTCTAAAAATTATAAGAGACGAAAAGTCTTTCTTCTAG
- a CDS encoding GNAT family N-acetyltransferase, whose protein sequence is MIKIKNISAQETYKIRLAVLRKNIDLPHKFQGDEDNNTFHLGAFNKGKQVGIASFMKNSFGDFEGSQYQLRGMATLPEVRGMGAGKMLIEEAKRILKTQGVEALWCNARKEAVGFYKNVGFQTIGEDFEVEKVGPHYKMYYLVR, encoded by the coding sequence ATGATAAAAATAAAAAATATATCCGCTCAAGAAACATATAAGATACGATTAGCAGTTTTGCGAAAAAATATTGATTTACCTCACAAATTTCAAGGAGATGAAGATAACAATACGTTTCATTTAGGCGCTTTCAACAAGGGCAAGCAGGTAGGTATTGCAAGTTTTATGAAAAATAGTTTTGGTGATTTTGAAGGAAGTCAATACCAGTTAAGAGGAATGGCAACACTACCAGAAGTAAGAGGAATGGGAGCAGGGAAAATGTTGATAGAAGAAGCAAAAAGAATTTTAAAAACTCAAGGGGTTGAAGCTTTATGGTGCAATGCTAGGAAAGAAGCTGTGGGATTTTATAAAAATGTAGGGTTTCAAACTATAGGAGAGGATTTTGAAGTAGAAAAAGTAGGGCCTCACTACAAAATGTATTATCTTGTGCGTTAG
- a CDS encoding MBL fold metallo-hydrolase has product MKVLLLFICSFVYVTIFSQQKEVKIIPEKLTENCYVLKGQGGNIGLFIGEKEVFMIDDQFAPLSERIRAAIKTITDKPIRYLVNTHWHGDHTGGNANFQQEGAVIVSHKNVRKRMSVVQVVRGKERPASPKEALPVITFSEDMQFYIDEEPILITHVHHAHTDGDALVYFGNSNVLHVGDTYFQGKFPYIDIDSGGSIDGYIEGIQKIIRIADDDTKIIPGHGNVTSKKEAEVYVKMLKNLRAMVATEIEKGMSLEQVKNNAVITENYKSYNGWITEEKIKEAIYKSLQMDKK; this is encoded by the coding sequence ATGAAAGTGTTATTATTATTTATTTGTTCCTTTGTTTATGTAACTATTTTTTCTCAACAAAAAGAGGTGAAAATCATTCCTGAAAAACTGACAGAAAATTGTTATGTTTTAAAAGGGCAAGGTGGAAATATCGGACTTTTTATAGGAGAGAAAGAGGTTTTTATGATTGACGACCAGTTTGCTCCTTTAAGTGAAAGAATACGCGCCGCTATAAAAACGATTACCGACAAACCTATTCGTTACCTAGTAAATACACACTGGCACGGCGATCATACAGGAGGAAATGCTAATTTTCAACAAGAAGGAGCGGTCATTGTATCGCACAAAAATGTACGCAAACGTATGAGTGTTGTGCAAGTGGTTAGAGGAAAAGAAAGGCCTGCTTCGCCTAAAGAAGCGTTGCCAGTTATCACCTTTTCAGAAGATATGCAGTTTTATATTGATGAAGAGCCGATTCTTATTACTCATGTGCACCATGCACATACCGATGGTGACGCTTTGGTATATTTTGGAAACAGCAATGTCTTGCATGTCGGAGATACTTATTTTCAGGGAAAATTCCCGTATATAGATATAGATTCTGGAGGAAGCATCGACGGGTATATTGAAGGAATACAAAAAATAATTAGGATTGCCGACGACGACACCAAAATAATTCCAGGACACGGAAATGTAACTTCTAAAAAGGAAGCAGAAGTGTATGTAAAAATGCTAAAAAACCTCAGAGCTATGGTAGCTACCGAAATAGAGAAAGGCATGAGTTTAGAGCAGGTAAAAAACAATGCTGTAATCACTGAGAACTATAAAAGTTATAACGGTTGGATTACAGAAGAAAAAATAAAAGAAGCCATTTATAAAAGTTTACAAATGGATAAAAAATAA
- a CDS encoding START-like domain-containing protein, translated as MSKVKFELEFPIHASPSMLYQYFATPAGLEEWFADRVNSRGKLITFFWDDSEEEAKIITKKSDERIKFKWTESEGDDSYFEFRIQVDPLTKDVAVIVTDFAEDEDEVEEAKRLWENQIEELKHTIGA; from the coding sequence ATGAGTAAAGTTAAATTTGAATTAGAGTTTCCAATACATGCTTCCCCAAGTATGTTATATCAATATTTTGCGACTCCAGCAGGTTTAGAAGAATGGTTTGCAGATCGAGTAAATTCACGTGGAAAACTGATTACTTTTTTTTGGGATGATTCTGAAGAAGAAGCGAAGATTATAACTAAAAAATCGGATGAGCGTATTAAGTTCAAATGGACAGAGAGTGAAGGGGATGATAGTTATTTTGAGTTTAGAATTCAGGTAGACCCATTAACAAAAGATGTTGCTGTAATTGTTACAGATTTTGCTGAAGATGAAGATGAAGTAGAAGAAGCAAAAAGGCTTTGGGAAAATCAAATAGAAGAGTTAAAACACACCATAGGAGCTTAG
- a CDS encoding aminotransferase class IV has translation MVNFNGTLLSDSEVQISTKNRAFKYGDAIFETIKVLNGKVVFFEDHYFRLMASMRMLRMKIPMKFTLEFLKEEILKVTHELPTSSTYRVRLTVFRKDGGLYAPATNEIDYVIEASVLEQVEEKEVYRIDVFKDFYNYSGLLSTIKTTNRMLNTLAAVFAEENDLDNCILLNERKGVVEAINGNIFIVKGNTIKTPALTEGCIKGVIRKKIIEMIEKHPEYTIEETTISPFEIQKADEVFITNAIAGIQSVTNYRKKEFSTEITKKIKSSLNLSIVTS, from the coding sequence ATGGTAAACTTTAATGGAACGTTACTTTCTGATAGCGAAGTACAAATTTCAACAAAGAATAGGGCTTTTAAATATGGTGATGCTATTTTTGAAACAATTAAAGTACTGAATGGTAAAGTTGTTTTTTTTGAAGATCATTACTTCCGATTAATGGCATCTATGCGAATGCTTCGTATGAAAATACCGATGAAGTTTACGCTAGAGTTTTTAAAAGAAGAAATTCTTAAAGTAACACACGAGTTGCCAACCTCTTCAACCTACAGAGTACGGTTAACTGTTTTTAGAAAAGATGGAGGTTTGTATGCTCCTGCTACCAACGAAATAGATTATGTTATTGAAGCCAGCGTACTAGAGCAAGTAGAAGAAAAGGAGGTTTACAGGATAGATGTTTTTAAAGATTTTTATAATTATTCAGGATTGCTTTCAACCATCAAAACAACAAACAGAATGCTAAATACACTAGCGGCTGTTTTTGCTGAGGAAAACGACTTAGACAATTGTATTCTCCTCAATGAGAGAAAAGGAGTAGTAGAGGCTATTAACGGAAATATTTTTATAGTAAAAGGAAATACAATCAAAACTCCAGCTTTAACAGAAGGATGTATTAAAGGGGTTATTAGAAAAAAGATTATCGAAATGATAGAAAAACATCCTGAATATACGATTGAGGAAACGACCATTTCTCCTTTTGAGATTCAGAAAGCAGATGAGGTGTTTATCACAAATGCGATTGCGGGTATACAATCGGTTACGAATTATCGTAAAAAAGAGTTTTCTACAGAAATTACTAAAAAAATAAAGAGCAGTTTAAATTTGAGTATTGTTACAAGTTAA